DNA sequence from the Clostridia bacterium genome:
GGAATGGTGGATGGCATTCTCAGGCTGATTCCAACGGCGAAGGTAGGGCACATAGGCCTGTACCGTGACCCTGATACCCTTCGCCCTGTCGAATACTACTGTAAGCTTCCGCCGGATGTGGCCGAGCGGGAGCTCATCATGCTAGACCCGATGCTGGCCACTGGAGGCTCTGCATGTGCAGCCATTCAGTTTGCTAAAGACCGGGGTGCGACCAATATCAAGCTCGTGAACCTCATCGCGGCCCCAGAGGGAATTCAGATGGTTCAGAGTAAGCACCCTGATACCGAAGTATACGTTGCGGCGATAGATGAGAAGTTGAATTCCCACGGCTATATCGTGCCTGGCCTAGGCGATGCCGGCGACAGGCTGTTCGGGACGAAATGACCATGGA
Encoded proteins:
- the upp gene encoding uracil phosphoribosyltransferase — encoded protein: MGQVHVIDHPLIQHKITLIRDKSTGPKDFRDLVSEVAMLMAYEVTRDMPLQTVEVETPIGRATGTQLAGKKVGVVAILRAGLGMVDGILRLIPTAKVGHIGLYRDPDTLRPVEYYCKLPPDVAERELIMLDPMLATGGSACAAIQFAKDRGATNIKLVNLIAAPEGIQMVQSKHPDTEVYVAAIDEKLNSHGYIVPGLGDAGDRLFGTK